From the genome of Triticum aestivum cultivar Chinese Spring chromosome 1A, IWGSC CS RefSeq v2.1, whole genome shotgun sequence:
ACCAAAACTTGAAATGAGGATCACACGTTGGCGGGCATGAGCTCCGGTTGCTGCAGCGGCTCGAGGGAGGCGACGATGTCGCGCATGAGCGGCCGCGCCTTGGGGTTGCTACTGAGGCAGTGGTACGCGAGCATGGCCGCCTTCTGCACGGACCTGACGGGGTAGTCGTCAGAGTCGAGCCTTGGATCTAGGATCCCCAACACCTTCTTCTTGTGCGTCAGCATCGGCAGCGCCCAGTCCGCCAGCGTCTGCTCCCGCACCGGACGCGACTTGTCCAGCGACTTGCGCCCTGTCACCAACTCCAGCAGCACCACCCCATAGCTGTACACGTCGCTCATCACCGTCAGGTGCCCTGATCGCTCACAGTAAAATCAATTTAGCCACCAGACCCGTATGTATGATCGAGCTTAATTTGAGTTTGTAGTCTCTCTGTTTTTGGCATGGCACCTGTCATGATGTACTCTGGGGCGGCATAGCCGTAGGTGCCCATGATGCGGGTGGAGACGTGGGACATGTCGCCGACGGGGCCGTCCTTGGCGAGGCCGAAGTCGGAGAGCTTGGCATTGAAGTCATGGTCGAGGAGGATGTTGGAGGTCTTGAAATCGCGGTAGATGACGGGCTTCTCGGCCTCATGAAGGAACGCCAGGCCCCTCGCCGCACCGAGCGCGATCTTCATCCTCGTCGCCCACGCCAGGGGCGCCATCACCCCTGAAATGAAAACCCCATGCATCGATCGCACCGGCTCCGAACACGCACGAAACCAAAAGTGTGGAAAATGGAGGTGGTACGCCTACGTACGTGAGAACAGGTGTGACTCCACGCTGCCGAGCGGCATGTACTCGTAGACCAGCACCCGGTGCTCGCCCTCACAACAGTAGCCCGCTAGCTTCACCAGATTCGGGTGTGATAGGTGGCCCAAGAAGATCACCTCCGCCTACATAAACTCAACACAAAAAGGCATAGGAAGATAGATGCTTGTCAGGCTAGCCATGCTACAAAAATCTGCACCTACCACGCTTACAATTACTACATTTATTATGGAAATAAACACTTCGGTCTTATTTGACTTTGCTATTTGTTGGGGGTAATTTTGTGTGTGCGCGTGTGCGTGTATTGGCTATGTGCATCCTAACTAAGTAGAGATCGGATGTATACTCTTATGATTGTATCACTCGGTGCCATATTATGAGTCAATAAAAAAACACTCTTTATTGAAGAAAAAGTAAAGATTTGTGAGAATTTAACTAATGTACATGTCAATTTGTGCAAAAAAAAAAGTAGGTGTGTCACGATTAGAGGGAGACTGACCAGCCATTCCCTGTGGCCCTGGAAGCTGTTATCCCCGTCGTGCACCTTGACGGCGACCTGCAGGGGCTCGTCTCCGCCGCCGTCCGTACCCACGGCACCCTTGTACACcctgccgaagccgccgccgccgattaGCGAGTCCTGCCGGAACCCGTTAGTCaccttccggagctcctcgaaaGAGAAGGCGGTCAGCGGGTTCCGCGCGGCCGAGTCGAGCCGCATGGCCTCCACCTCCCTCGCGTTCGACGGCAGCCTACTCTCATCGCTCCGGTCCCTCTCCGACGGGCTCTGGATCTTGGGAGTCTCTGCACACGTACGTACCACAACTGTCAATACCATCACCACACCAACTGAATTATCTCTCTTTGAAAAATGGATTTTGCTGGAGCTAGTGGTAGTGGGTGATCAAAATTTCAGGAAAGAATCCATTTGCCTAGAATACTGAAACAGAGTGCCCAATCAGGACTTCCGGTCCGGACAAAAAACGAAATCAAATTTCTGAATCTGAGGGCGGTGGATCACACATAACGATCACTTAGAAAGCAGAGCAGCAAGGGAGAGGAGTATTACTCACCTGACTTTGCAGTGGAGACCCTGTTAATGTAGGAACTCCCCCGAAACCAGCAGTTACCCATAAGACACAGTATTTATTCCCCCTATATCTAGCCCTCTCCCCTATTTCTGCCACCAAGAAcagcccgaggaagaagaagaagatggtacaGAGGTAAAGACTGGAAAAATAGAGAAGGAAGCAGAGCGAGTATCCTGATAAGAAAGGAAGAAGACGATCACTGTATCTATATGCGGGGCTCAAGAGTTGACGAGAGTCCGGACGATCGAACCAGCTTTCGTCCTAAACAAAACAGGGAAAGGGCCAAAGGCCCACGGAGAGAAAAGTTGGTCACAAACGAAAGAGGAAtgaacacacacacagagagagagagagaggaggaggaggatcggTACTTGGTAGTACTACTTCAGCAAGAGGAGAAAGGAAAGAAacgaaaagaaaaacaaacaaaagggcAGTAGTACGGTTCAAGTGAACCATCACTTTCTCCCCTTTATCATTACCTTTAAATCATGAGAAACCACTAATTAAACGCTAGGCAAAAGCATATAAAATTTGCAATTATGCAAGGCAGTTGGCCTGTTTCTCGTAGCCGGTTACACCAGGAGCATAATTCCTGAGCACGAATCCATGTTTGGTTCGTACAGGCATTTCATTTGCCAATTTCGGTTGAATTGCCAATACAATACAACATCATTGATTATCAATGATACAAGGTGGTGCGGAGCACCCTATGGACATTATCAATTCACCATGGATCATGCACCAAAATGATGcgaagcatcctacggtcatctccACGGACTCGTCATCATCATCCCACGCATCAAGCGGACctatgacaagagcacgtgcaagagctattGAGACTGAGGTGATATCTCTCCTTAATGAACTTTCATTTGagccacttgagacatggctactatctCAAGAGGGAATGCTATCTGTGCTTAGGTATCAAAAAGACGACCTCGAAGACACTCAGGACGAATGCCAAGCCACCACGGTAGCGGACAAAAGAACACCTCAAGTGGAGTCACCGAAATACTACAGCGGCTGGACATCTGGCCCTAGCCTAGAAATCCGACGCCTCCAAGTCCAGTGCGAACTCCAAGAACCCGCGCCTGCTAAAGCTACAATGACCGGACATCTGGCGCATCGCGACAGgctggacatccggcgcctgcccgaAAATCCGGCCAGAGGAGTCCAGAACGTTTCTGAATTGGGCAGTCACCTGGCCGGTCATCCAGCGCCCCAAGTCGAGCCGGACATCCCGCatgcccccggacatccggcgcctgcgtGCGCAGAACCGGGCCAAAGACCCATGTAACACTCTCCCTCTCACTTATTGCGTCCTAGATTATAAATAGACCACCCCTTcatctagctagggttagcaaagcaCTTCTTGTGAGATCTATAGAGCTTTGCTCCTATCTATCACATCTCtcatggagatcaagacctccatgtgagaagatccctagtggatatcaagACCCAATCTAGATCTAGGGAAGATCCTCTAAGGATATCAGGGCCCCCCTCTTCTTGAGATTGGGATGAACTATCTACCTATTTGCCCATCTATGTTCGATTTGGGTCTTGTAACTCATAGGTGTATGTGGATTTAGTGGATGTGTGACTTGAATCTTGTCTTGAGTGTTTTCCTCCTTGTATTTTCCTCTTGATTTCTCTTTTTCccacctccaagtgtgaaaagatcagcCACGAGGGTTTCACCCCGTATCATCTTGGATCAGCGCataggttgattcacatcttgaagccccacccccccacccactttctagcctaattttttttttttgacctAATTCAAAAATTCCCACGAAAAATAGCCATACCAACAAATTTGTGATTTCTTGGTTTTGATAAGATTTTGTTGATTCTGATCCATGGATTTGAAGTATTGCACGGGTGGATCTATCTTTCCACCAGCTCTCCACCACTTCTCCTCACTTCTCCCACCCATTTTTTCTCTACGCCTTTAAACTCGTGAGATCAAATTTGTCTCAGATTCCGGTTGTCGGACATCCTCTCCGATGCAACCAACGTCCCCATTtcacccactgtcggtgtcaaaaccgacacacctcggggtagggggtctgGAGCTGTGGATCTTAGATTGGTGGCAATAGGAACAAGGgtgacgatgtttacccaggttcatgccctcttgatggaggtaaaaccctatgtcctgctcttgtttatattgatgatgatgtatcgagtacaagcttgatctacctcgagatcgttagTTGTGTTCTAACCCAAGGGCTAGGTGAATGTAATTGTGATTCGTTCCCTTTTACGGGCTAAACCCTTTGGCTTATATACACACGAGGTAGGGCATCTGGGGTTACATGGTCGGTATCCAGGGGAATCGCATGGAGGCGGTAGGATAtgtcttggagtatacgtcaagtcttcGACAGATACCGTCTTGATTACGTCCAAGCATGTAGCTTTCAGAGTCCAGCCAACGAAGAGTGGGGCCCATAGGCCCAACCCATGGACTACAGGTCGACTCGATTGGCACCCCTCattccaggacaccgtcagtagcccccaaacTGGTCTTCTTTGCTGAGGACGACCTTCTTGATATAAATAACTTCGGATCCGAAGTCTTTGGCTCAACAGACGAGTTCCCCTTCTTTGGCAATTCAAGATTCCTTTCCTTTAATGGTTAATATGGACCACCCCTCAAAGGAGTGGCATTCCCCAAACATGGCCTAACCGAACTCACTCAGCGCCGAAGACGCGAGGTTACTTAACCATGAAGGCCCGCCATATAGGTGTGAACAATGCTTTCTAGCTTTATAACTTTATCAAAATGGCACCACCCATGACTGGATGAGCCGTTACTGCTGAACCGAATCACAGCCCGAGGAAATCTTCTTATTGGCACGTCCCATCGAAATGGAGATCATGCCTGTTTCCTTAGGGATATCATTAATATTCTGTTTTTCCCCGTACGCGTAACGACATCTTTTGCGGGGAGTGGAGATTTCAATGGTGCGTTAGAGGGACTCTTGGCCTTTTATCAGCCTATATAAGAGTAAAGAGGCAGCGACGAAAAAAGCACGCTCTAATTCATCCTCGCCTGCTCGAGCTCAAGCACCCAGATCCAATCTCAATCCCATCTTGCGTAGCATGTCCTAATCTCTGTCCCCAGCAATGGAAGATGCCAATCTTAAGGGGCACTAGACTGCTTCCTCTGTTACGAAGGGCACCATCTTGGAGTTGCGCAGTGCGGGGTACATCCCCACTGGGATCAACACCCGAGTGCTGGACCGAAACAAACGGGTACCTGCTCCCAATCTAGGGAGAGGGTGGTCTTCATTCCCCACCTCATCAAAGGCCTGGGGTTCCCGCCGCACCCCTTCATGTGCGGGGtggaagtgctagttatcgactagagaggagggggtgaataggtgatttttatgaaagtcttcaaaacatgaggtcttttgaagacaaacaagtaaTTGAACCTATATGGTATGCAGCGggagatgaactacactagacatgccatagtcaagtaagcaatgtagagaaagcacgaagactaatagcagctaggaagTACGAATcagaatggaagacagtatgaagccaaacaggtaataaTATTCGCACGGTGAAGTCAAACAGATTAGgtaagcaagcaatgacttcacgaagacaaactgaaatgtaaagAAGGTAGGGGATataaccagtagcttggtgaagacaaggatttggtagaccagttccagttgctgtgacaactgtatgtctggttagaaAGGCTGAGATTGAACTCTGAAGACTGCgtattcaccttattccccttgagctaaggacacccagtcctcgctcaGTCACTCTGGTAATTCTTCAAGgtatacttccaaaccttcacagactccgttcactggcaatccacaatgactcttggatcctcataacgtaatgcctaaccggctggaggatgcacagtcttcaagtggaacaagtctttaggtcacgcggacagaaagacttcagtgatgcctaacactctttggctttgggtgttttgggctttgtccttgcaaggatctctctctctctcaaaggcttcggaggtgggttgctctcaaatgacaaaagccgtgcactaactctgagcagccaccaatttatggtgtagggggtgggatatatATAGCTAGGAGGTAATCTGAcatgatatgtccaaaatgaccctgggtcactgagGAACTAACACATCACTGgtacgcgtcagtgctatacaaacggtttttaacccctttctgcgatggcgtttggaaccgttgccaagtgagtgtgggcgatattggggtccttcccacacgacccagaaaccgtcggggatatgccctcctggcacatacGCTAGGCAAAATGAGGCCGTGTGCGACCGACAAGCGCTCAAATATGGTaatacgtacaatagagctaaaaatacaactatacatgcgaaattgttttcggtcgcaagtacatcccacatagccAGTCCCTGCTAAAAGTTTCCGTTCGtctgtacatcccacacagtcgctccaaggaaaacatttccgttcacaggtacatcacacacaattttccccgttcaatcatttgtgatagcgttgccattgcacatgatattaagaATTTTACCAtctgcgttattgaatgcatcacacacggtgcgtagaacaaactgtgtggcaaaggttgtccatcacacaaaAGTTTTAGGTGTTAAACATTTGCTCAAGGTGgtctaacgcaaatagttttcaagaagATGTCGTGTGTGCAGTGTAGATTGATCACatacgtagtggatcctagaaacgtttctgatctccacgtctatcgcagacgtttcgctttcgtaAACCGTGCGCAGTGTAATccataattaatccctaatttaaaaatcacatgttttgaatttgaaagtaggcaatcacttatttcatatccaaccatgtttattacaaatataggttcaaccacgaatgcataatttcaTGCACAGGTAcctatactgaagaactacagaagcaccaagtaaagaatgatgaaccacagttgtactaaagactgtaaagagagaggcgaaagacattctggttgctggagaaggtgaagcggaatgcccatattgtgccctcctccatgcataatGTGCGCacaactctaggccaaccccttgtgatggctgcccgtccatccttcactatcttcattacgacttctcgatgctcattgtagtcttgatgaaatactttaaccttcattgtgttttcaccaatcatgtactttgcgaggtaacaTTGAGTGAACTCCTTCGGGAACCACTGTGAACGAAACAGATTcaaacattgttgtctaacaactcattatgggcagtaaaaagagaaggctgcagagtttgtagttaccatcctacagctcactgttgtgttggatagagcataaacaaataattttctttccaccattcgtatctttttgctaataatccttatcagtttcctcactttatgcttgttcatgaatatataattgccccatacgcaaaagggtcgatgcgtggatccttgccaagggcatatgtacctacaagaaacaagtcaatattagaagctaacaattgtctaggcctggatctatatgcactacattatggaatgacggggggagtacaaggcaagggatgaagctaacctcagcAGAAAATGGTGgtcactcccgttgttgtcctgcatgagtagtggaaaggcatgataagtacaacaaccttaacatcaaacaaatatagtaaaggtaaacaacatcatatccaaatgatagcttgaatgtgttggtttcagcatgttgttaaagcagatataaaatggaaggcaatgttaccgacagcaagcttaacaaccatcaaatattgtaATTCAAACTAGTatttgaaaatgaatagaacgtaggtaatgcttaaatatcacactggataaatgtgtaaaactgaaataaagggcatgtgttaactacaccaggaataactggaaccaaatatagccgttcaaactggtattgatgtagttgaGCGGCACTgttctgacttgcacataatgaacaacacattgtgaatgactaaaataaataaggcataaatgaccagtataacaaccaaatatatccattgAAAACTAGacagtctcactgcaaccaacctaacaagcaaatatagataaacaaggcacatgcttgaaaactggacaaatgctcactacaaccaacctaacaagaagatacagataaacaaggcatctgcttgataactggacaaatgctaaacaagcaacctaacaaccaaatacagataagcaaggcatctgcttgataactggacaaatgctcactgcaaccaaactaagaaccaaatacatataaacaaggcatctgctcgataactggaaaaaatgctcactccatccaacctaacaaccaaataccgataaacaaggcatctactcactataaacaaccaaatatagccattcgtgaaactgaagtggacaattcatacttaaacatcacatagccctattgaacaatacatttttgcataactgaaataattaaacacgacacagttaaagcaccgcgcGGCAAATGATACTACAACAAAAGATacaggttggcaagctagaaaaggtaatatttgctgataggatgttgcctcacatttcatggacggatCCTTCCAgatggaagagcacagacccatggcgcgctctctgatgtcacagatgggttgtttcacctttgAAGAACCTTCATGGGTACCCTTCTCGTGgccgtggtcgatgagatctgacttagCAATTGaagatcccaagccgccgccgtagaacgtgtccttcaaaaatgacaaaatgggctcgatggcgtataaagatTGCAAATCCTTGATTGCTTGGCGAAGGAGATCAAtagcagggccgtcgaagagatcgatggcggttgaactagaggggttggggatggaccacttagcCCGTGACATGGACCGCATGAAGCCGTCGCTGTGGACGatcttgatgtcgtagccagctttcccgagatatagtaatacgctagcccactgacatgaagcctttggtatggcaacatagtcaacgtcttcaccggcttccgcgacgacatgttgctctgggatcaacaggtcggggcgaacggcggccacctcgccaatgtccgccggagaggccatgataaacctcttcttggccgaacgctcgccGGGCTCCCTGAGAtatgtggtcgagcttaggctgcgacattctggagcaggggtgtggatctggcggggagggacactgcaggcctcatctaaaaactcaggggagtggggtgacagtatgggaatcgctgggtaacatGAACTTTATtttctaagctaggaggaacaggtagaccggcaggggttggcggtGGCGCCGGCAGCGgtggcgagctagggttcgaggggggcgggtgggggactatggaggggggtgtttgaggatatcCGCAGCTATTGAaaatttagtaatggtgggtggagatggtggtggacgagggagggcgacggttcaaatgcctcggctactacaattttactataaggtcggtgctggaggagtgtgggcgatggttgaagtatggcggctactaaaatttgggtaaaggaattgatgcgggacgggagtgcccaagatcgcacacggtccaataacaatatgtgtgtatgataataaggaaaagtggcggaaccgccgatttttgcaacgctcaaggcgggcagtttgtttttatatttctagctaacTGGTCTATCACacatggttcgtcctaatttccaaataaacttacccgccttcagcttgcacaggtggtgattttacagtgcatttgcatcgcacacagttatgctagtacctccaccctttgcgcgcgcttgcgtggtcgtggtgattttacagcgcacttgcatcgcacacagttgagccagtacctccacctttgctcgcgcttgtgtAGGCAtggtgattcacagcgcacttgtatcgcacacggttaagatattatacccgtgtccgttgaccgtcatcagagtctttgcagcaaaaaaatgtTAGAGAGGGTGAGAAgatagccacaccagcatgtggcccaaatatgtATGAGGGAAAAGGGTGGTCTATGATGTTCAAAAttgcaatgcacaactttgaccgcacGGCCCATGGTTGGGCACGTcatcgaagatcgatgagaggggccagaagtcaagaaccacctggaagtggccaaatatatgtacgcatattggggatgtttaaaactttaaatacacaatgcataactttggtaacacctgctgagggagtcctggattaggaggtcctcGGGTGTCTGGGCTGTGTGATATTGGACGGACTGATTgatcgtgaagatacaaggtagaagaccttcccccgtattcgaataggactctcctatgcgtggatggcaagattggcgtccggatatgtaatttccttcttctgcaaaccgactctatacaaccctaggcccctctggtgtatATATAAGCCAGTGGGTTTAGTCCATTGAGGCTattagaattcatataggctagacatctagggtctagttgttacgatctcgaggtagatcgactcttgtaacccctacactcatcaaatacaatcgagcaggacgtagggttttacctccatcaagagggcccgaacctgggtaaaacatcgtgttccttgtgtACCTTGTTACCTTCGACcctcagacgcatagtttgggaccccctacccgagatcggccggttttgacaccgacattggtgctttcattgaacgttccactgtgtcgtcggcaGAAGGTTCGATGActcgttcgatcatcaacaatgatgttgTTTCCGGGGAAACTTTTCTCCCTGGTCAActtttcgtgtttggcggcttcactCTGCGGGCCAATTCAATTGACCGCCTTGAatagatcaatagctacgcccctggtcatcggaTCATGTTCAGAAATCTGAATTACATCGCTgttatccgaggagacttgatctttgaagggATCTCGGCCCCGACCGCTCCTCATCTATAAGAAGGAAACCTGTCGGATCGACCGTCTGGCTCTGATCAAGAGTCAACAATCACCCCTACCCTGTCCTTAGATGCAGAGCAGACCACCtcatccgaagatgggagtttgaaACCCAGCGGACTCTGTCCTACTATGGATATCCCTGCCGGAGACCCAGAGGCCGCTATATTATTGGCAAGCCTGGAATCAAGCAGGACTCTCCCTATCATCGAGGAGCCGAACTCACCTCTGGAGGCTAACTCCGAACTTCCGAGGTCTGCGTCCATTGAGCACGGCCAGGTGGCATTTACCATACCAAGCTCCGCAGGTCCTCAGTTCCCCGTCCAGCCTTCACTCCTGAATAAGGCCCTAGACTTAATGCGATATCTTGCCATTATGGAGGTATCACCTCCGAATCATGCCCAACCCGGaataggggctgagagcggggaattttgcgtcccacccaccacccacttaatagccaatgtcgaggatttaaccgacatgctagattatgccttcgaagacatcgacgatatggacgacgatgccggagacaaaccaggccaaaacccgccattt
Proteins encoded in this window:
- the LOC123112890 gene encoding probable serine/threonine-protein kinase PBL16, coding for MGNCWFRGSSYINRVSTAKSETPKIQSPSERDRSDESRLPSNAREVEAMRLDSAARNPLTAFSFEELRKVTNGFRQDSLIGGGGFGRVYKGAVGTDGGGDEPLQVAVKVHDGDNSFQGHREWLAEVIFLGHLSHPNLVKLAGYCCEGEHRVLVYEYMPLGSVESHLFSRVMAPLAWATRMKIALGAARGLAFLHEAEKPVIYRDFKTSNILLDHDFNAKLSDFGLAKDGPVGDMSHVSTRIMGTYGYAAPEYIMTGHLTVMSDVYSYGVVLLELVTGRKSLDKSRPVREQTLADWALPMLTHKKKVLGILDPRLDSDDYPVRSVQKAAMLAYHCLSSNPKARPLMRDIVASLEPLQQPELMPANV